In Sporosarcina psychrophila, a genomic segment contains:
- the thiT gene encoding energy-coupled thiamine transporter ThiT, with amino-acid sequence MDRKRLQLLLEIAILGAISFVLDQIGFKMPQGGSVTLSMLPIVVMAFRWGIAGGMLTGFVSGLLQLMMGGYVFNIIQAALDYFVAYTLVGVAGVTLAWLLSSKVKGNKGSMITAIVVGTVIGGLLRYLIHFIGGIVFFASYAPEGQPVWLYSLVYNASYMIPSIILSAIVASILFTTAPRLLERK; translated from the coding sequence TTGGATCGGAAAAGACTTCAACTTTTACTTGAAATAGCTATTTTAGGTGCAATTTCATTTGTACTTGATCAGATTGGTTTTAAAATGCCACAGGGTGGCTCGGTTACGCTGTCAATGTTGCCGATTGTTGTCATGGCATTTAGATGGGGGATTGCAGGCGGTATGCTGACTGGCTTCGTCAGCGGGTTATTGCAACTGATGATGGGAGGCTATGTCTTTAATATAATACAGGCTGCGCTTGATTACTTCGTGGCGTACACGTTGGTTGGAGTGGCAGGTGTTACACTTGCATGGCTGTTAAGTAGTAAAGTAAAAGGCAACAAAGGCTCAATGATTACAGCAATCGTTGTGGGGACAGTTATCGGTGGCCTACTTCGATACTTGATTCACTTCATTGGTGGAATTGTATTTTTTGCATCTTATGCACCTGAGGGACAGCCCGTATGGCTCTATTCACTCGTATACAATGCAAGTTACATGATACCTTCAATAATATTATCAGCAATTGTTGCGTCAATATTATTCACTACAGCACCGCGTCTTTTAGAGAGAAAATAG
- a CDS encoding SDR family oxidoreductase — protein sequence MTIFLTGSTGFLGGKLLNNLLETTDHTLFVLVRDMDKAQRLVASLSGDAANRIQLLNGDITQPLFGLSDDVIHELQGKVDLFYHIAALVKFDEELREELLSVNYEGTKNALELAKLFNVNQFIYISTAYTVGKRAHGVELLYPIDANVHNPYEESKVKSEHLALSYSDCMDVSIFRPSIIVGDSETGEADSEFTLYGFMRALDVFKRRIARSSDKADVIYRVVGSKNATSNFVPVNYVADILALAASKAEAGKIYNITNPSPATNYDLLSLIKNALDFQQLEIIENAEPGMLTAEEERLNGMISVFNAYLSRSFNFDDNNTQQLIEGTDVKHLEMDEQTTKLIIEAYFAV from the coding sequence TTGACGATTTTCTTAACGGGTTCTACTGGCTTTCTTGGTGGTAAATTACTAAATAACTTACTAGAAACGACTGATCATACATTATTTGTACTCGTTCGGGATATGGACAAAGCTCAACGACTTGTCGCGAGTCTCTCAGGGGATGCTGCGAACAGAATCCAACTTTTAAACGGCGATATTACACAACCGCTTTTCGGACTTTCTGACGATGTCATTCATGAATTACAAGGCAAAGTCGACCTGTTTTATCACATCGCAGCTCTTGTGAAATTCGATGAAGAATTACGTGAAGAGCTCTTATCAGTCAATTACGAAGGTACAAAAAACGCGTTGGAATTGGCCAAACTATTTAATGTAAATCAATTCATTTATATCAGCACTGCTTACACTGTTGGGAAACGTGCGCATGGTGTAGAATTACTCTATCCAATCGATGCAAACGTTCATAATCCTTATGAAGAGAGCAAAGTAAAATCCGAACACCTTGCCCTATCCTATTCCGATTGTATGGATGTATCAATATTCCGTCCTTCAATTATTGTTGGTGATTCAGAAACAGGCGAAGCTGATTCTGAGTTCACGCTTTACGGTTTTATGAGGGCACTTGATGTGTTCAAGCGTCGTATCGCTAGATCTTCTGACAAGGCTGATGTTATTTACCGTGTCGTCGGAAGTAAAAACGCAACATCGAACTTTGTTCCAGTCAATTACGTTGCTGATATTTTAGCATTGGCTGCAAGTAAAGCGGAGGCTGGCAAGATTTACAACATTACAAACCCCTCGCCTGCGACGAATTACGATCTTCTATCTCTCATCAAAAACGCACTTGATTTTCAACAGTTGGAAATCATCGAGAACGCAGAACCTGGAATGCTGACAGCTGAGGAAGAGAGGCTGAACGGCATGATTAGCGTATTCAATGCCTACTTATCCCGCTCATTCAATTTCGATGACAATAACACGCAGCAACTTATTGAAGGAACTGATGTTAAGCATTTGGAGATGGACGAACAAACGACAAAGTTAATCATCGAAGCTTACTTCGCTGTTTAG
- a CDS encoding DEAD/DEAH box helicase: protein MSFLENMDEMFKEKWKFEYEMPIQEKMIPEMLAGKDIVAESPTGSGKTLAFVLPLLQLVDGDKKQTQALIITPSQELSMQIVNVIREWVTGTGITVTQLIGGANMQRQIEQLKKKPTIVVGTPGRLAELIKVRKLKMHDIRHIVLDEGDQLLARDHRVVVKNMIEAANPERQVIAVSATITDEIEIVASKFMNDPIRIQVGAEEMPKSGKVVHSFVKTDARDKTDVLRGISYLNGIRALAFINNVDQLRMKEMKLRYNEAPIAVLHSEMTKFERQQTLESFRKGELKILIATDLAARGLDIDGLTHVIHIDVPHTVEQYLHRSGRTGRAGGDGEVLTLLSYPEERDYRKLTKGIKTVQKVWYKGHLAEGNSKTIAAPKKK from the coding sequence ATGTCCTTCTTAGAAAATATGGACGAAATGTTTAAAGAAAAATGGAAGTTTGAGTACGAAATGCCAATCCAGGAGAAAATGATTCCTGAAATGCTGGCAGGTAAAGATATCGTTGCAGAGTCACCGACGGGTTCGGGCAAGACACTTGCATTTGTATTGCCACTTTTGCAATTGGTTGATGGCGATAAAAAACAAACGCAGGCGCTGATTATAACACCATCACAGGAACTGTCGATGCAAATCGTTAATGTTATCAGAGAATGGGTAACAGGAACTGGTATCACGGTTACACAACTAATTGGCGGGGCCAATATGCAGCGTCAGATTGAACAATTGAAGAAAAAACCAACAATTGTTGTTGGAACACCTGGTCGATTGGCTGAACTTATCAAGGTCAGAAAGTTGAAAATGCATGATATTCGTCACATTGTTCTTGATGAAGGCGATCAGCTTTTAGCGCGTGATCATCGTGTCGTTGTGAAAAATATGATTGAAGCGGCAAATCCGGAAAGACAAGTTATTGCCGTATCTGCGACAATTACAGATGAAATTGAAATTGTTGCTAGCAAGTTTATGAATGATCCAATCCGCATCCAAGTTGGAGCGGAAGAAATGCCGAAATCGGGTAAGGTCGTTCATTCATTTGTGAAAACGGATGCACGGGACAAAACGGATGTATTGCGTGGGATTTCTTATTTGAATGGAATTCGTGCTCTTGCATTTATTAATAATGTGGATCAGCTTCGCATGAAAGAAATGAAGCTTAGGTATAACGAAGCACCAATTGCGGTTCTTCATTCAGAAATGACGAAATTTGAGAGACAGCAAACATTGGAAAGTTTCCGTAAAGGCGAGTTGAAGATTTTGATAGCAACTGATCTTGCGGCACGAGGGCTAGACATTGATGGCTTAACACATGTTATTCACATCGACGTGCCACATACGGTTGAGCAATATTTACACCGTTCAGGCAGAACTGGACGAGCAGGCGGAGATGGGGAAGTATTGACATTGTTGTCGTACCCAGAAGAACGAGATTATCGTAAGCTGACTAAAGGAATTAAAACGGTTCAAAAAGTATGGTATAAAGGCCATCTTGCCGAAGGAAATTCAAAAACAATTGCAGCTCCTAAAAAGAAATAA
- a CDS encoding sterol desaturase family protein → MRKYLREFGAFPDIAVMLLILIVCASLTVPHVLHLWTWVALVLGMLTYATSEYMVHRFLFHIKTPENPFMLKMIKRLHYDHHVDPDDLKLLFLPLWFSIPGFIIYGLIIFLITGSTNLTASFATGLVAYFLYYEWKHYIAHKPIQPRTKMGKNIKKHHLLHHFKNENYWFGVTHTSFDKTLGTFKENKEVEKSPTARNLENRV, encoded by the coding sequence ATGAGGAAATACTTGAGGGAGTTCGGCGCTTTTCCTGACATTGCTGTTATGCTGCTTATTTTGATAGTTTGTGCTTCATTAACCGTTCCACATGTACTCCATCTTTGGACGTGGGTTGCTTTAGTCTTGGGAATGCTGACATATGCAACAAGTGAATACATGGTTCACCGTTTTTTATTTCACATTAAGACTCCAGAAAACCCGTTTATGCTGAAGATGATCAAACGGTTACACTATGATCATCATGTCGATCCGGATGATTTGAAATTATTGTTTCTGCCGTTATGGTTCAGTATTCCGGGATTTATCATTTATGGACTTATTATATTCCTAATAACGGGGAGCACGAACCTGACGGCGTCATTCGCGACAGGCTTAGTGGCTTACTTCCTCTATTATGAATGGAAACATTATATTGCCCATAAGCCAATACAGCCCCGTACGAAAATGGGGAAAAATATTAAGAAGCATCATCTTTTGCATCATTTTAAAAATGAAAATTATTGGTTTGGTGTCACCCATACTTCATTCGATAAAACGCTTGGAACCTTTAAAGAAAACAAGGAAGTTGAAAAAAGTCCGACCGCACGTAATTTGGAAAACAGGGTGTAA
- a CDS encoding sigma 54-interacting transcriptional regulator, producing MGRKDDIFYYIKKVKSSVSAIEVAEHLQLDRSNVSRYLNELYKDGLIEKTSGKPILYFYKELLPKPKYAEPNHDAFSHLIGTEGSLRISVQQAKAAIHYPPRGLHTLILGKTGTGKSFFAKIMYNYSLESKCIEENAPFIQFNCADYAQNPQLLFGHIFGVKKGAFTGATENRIGLIQKADKGVLFLDEIHRLPPEGQEMLFTFIDKGEFRSLGDSEETKTASVQIIGATTESTESYLLETFTRRIPMTITLPSLEERQFEERYQLIEHFLIQESGSLNETIYVERHALTAFLLYRTTANIGQLQRDLKLACAKSFLHYISNQTSSILIRQNDLSIHVQKGLLDVKQYREKMDGLIDTEKKVFTFSHKDESTEYIDQEHEENLYQNMENKLKQLHQEGKNDKEIQTELLVDFNQYFDEYIDHLPQVGLKEMVNNQILEITDKIFHFAELELNRSFKKKMKFAFALHLQRTIERIEQNNLISHPNLNKIHKKYPKEFKVAIEAAQMIGNEVGVEIPLDEIGFITMFLVPEIEENMYTQEHKVIIIVVMHGNSTATSMLMTVQDLLGVRLGKAFDMPLSMDARDMYDLIKGAIHDLQPTKGVLFLVDMGSLSSFGHMIFEEMGIKTKTVSMASTPVVMEAVRKASLGRSLEDIYHSSKQLLENQFSSSASLPKPSKKAIITACFTGDGVAKMIKEQLEKVVKGKNIELITLQFLHRQSFTEKIDQLLEDYNILAIAGTVQFEYFNIPYFSPIEIFQDHHLKRLENLIGNHEPYSEMVEALENHFKMIPSVSRLIQLLQKTVIKLELQLSITLDTGVDTGIILHLAFLIENMRLNQPARPFPSPKKFHQEHADKLAIVKTILYSLEVEYDITFAESEQMHIYKMFVENNRIST from the coding sequence ATGGGCCGTAAAGACGATATTTTTTATTATATTAAAAAAGTAAAAAGTAGTGTCTCCGCCATCGAGGTAGCCGAACACCTTCAACTTGATCGGTCAAATGTCAGTAGATATTTAAATGAACTTTACAAAGATGGTTTAATTGAAAAAACTAGCGGGAAACCAATCCTCTATTTTTATAAGGAGTTATTGCCTAAACCAAAATATGCAGAACCTAATCACGATGCGTTTTCTCACTTAATCGGTACGGAAGGAAGTTTGAGAATTTCCGTCCAACAAGCGAAAGCCGCAATCCACTATCCACCAAGGGGTTTGCACACTTTAATTCTAGGTAAAACAGGCACTGGAAAATCCTTTTTCGCTAAAATTATGTACAACTATTCTCTTGAGTCAAAATGTATCGAAGAGAATGCCCCTTTCATTCAATTCAATTGTGCGGATTATGCTCAAAATCCCCAGCTGTTGTTCGGACATATTTTCGGAGTGAAAAAAGGGGCTTTTACAGGGGCCACTGAGAATCGGATAGGGCTAATACAAAAAGCCGATAAAGGGGTCTTGTTTTTAGATGAAATTCATCGGTTACCTCCCGAAGGCCAAGAAATGCTATTTACTTTCATCGATAAAGGGGAATTTCGAAGCTTAGGGGATAGTGAGGAAACGAAAACCGCTTCTGTCCAAATCATCGGGGCCACTACGGAATCTACGGAATCTTATTTACTTGAAACTTTCACAAGAAGGATTCCGATGACGATAACATTGCCCTCATTAGAGGAGCGCCAATTTGAAGAACGTTATCAGCTAATCGAGCACTTTCTTATCCAGGAGTCAGGATCTTTGAATGAGACCATCTATGTTGAAAGGCATGCACTAACCGCATTTTTACTTTATCGTACGACTGCTAACATTGGTCAATTACAGCGTGATTTAAAACTCGCTTGCGCAAAATCTTTTTTGCATTATATATCAAATCAAACATCGAGCATCCTAATTCGGCAGAATGACCTATCAATCCATGTCCAAAAAGGATTACTGGACGTTAAACAATATCGAGAAAAAATGGATGGACTCATTGATACGGAAAAGAAAGTTTTCACGTTTTCCCATAAAGATGAAAGTACTGAGTATATTGACCAAGAACACGAGGAAAATCTTTATCAAAATATGGAGAACAAGTTAAAACAACTCCACCAAGAGGGTAAGAACGATAAAGAGATTCAAACAGAATTGCTTGTTGATTTCAATCAATATTTTGATGAATACATTGACCATTTACCACAAGTTGGTTTAAAAGAAATGGTTAATAATCAAATTTTGGAGATCACTGATAAGATTTTCCACTTTGCAGAACTAGAATTAAATCGTTCCTTTAAGAAGAAAATGAAATTTGCCTTTGCACTTCATTTACAAAGAACAATTGAGCGAATCGAACAGAACAACTTGATCTCACATCCCAATTTAAATAAAATTCATAAAAAATATCCAAAAGAATTTAAAGTCGCCATTGAAGCTGCACAAATGATAGGAAATGAAGTCGGTGTAGAAATTCCACTTGACGAAATCGGTTTTATCACCATGTTTTTAGTACCCGAAATAGAAGAAAACATGTATACCCAAGAACACAAGGTCATCATTATCGTCGTTATGCATGGAAACTCGACTGCAACTAGTATGTTAATGACTGTTCAGGATCTATTAGGCGTACGACTCGGGAAGGCTTTTGATATGCCACTTTCAATGGATGCACGGGATATGTATGACCTTATCAAAGGTGCAATACATGATCTACAACCGACAAAAGGAGTCTTATTCCTTGTAGATATGGGCTCACTTTCTTCCTTTGGCCATATGATTTTTGAAGAGATGGGCATAAAAACAAAAACAGTATCAATGGCAAGTACACCTGTAGTAATGGAAGCGGTTCGAAAAGCTTCATTAGGAAGAAGCTTGGAAGATATATATCATAGCAGTAAGCAATTACTTGAAAATCAGTTCAGTTCGTCGGCATCCCTTCCGAAACCATCCAAAAAAGCCATCATTACAGCTTGCTTCACAGGCGATGGTGTCGCTAAAATGATTAAAGAACAGTTAGAAAAAGTTGTAAAAGGAAAAAATATCGAACTTATTACTTTACAATTTCTTCATCGGCAATCTTTCACAGAAAAAATCGATCAATTACTAGAGGACTATAATATATTAGCGATTGCAGGGACTGTCCAATTCGAATACTTCAATATCCCTTACTTTTCACCGATTGAAATCTTCCAGGACCATCATTTAAAAAGATTAGAAAATTTAATTGGTAATCATGAACCCTATAGCGAGATGGTAGAAGCACTTGAAAATCACTTTAAAATGATTCCCTCTGTCTCTCGTTTAATACAACTGTTGCAAAAAACCGTGATTAAACTTGAATTGCAATTGAGCATCACACTGGATACTGGGGTCGATACGGGCATTATCCTCCACTTAGCCTTTCTCATTGAAAATATGAGATTAAATCAACCAGCACGTCCATTCCCTAGTCCAAAAAAGTTTCATCAAGAGCATGCAGACAAGCTCGCGATTGTGAAAACTATCTTATATAGCTTAGAAGTCGAATATGATATTACCTTTGCAGAAAGTGAACAGATGCATATTTATAAAATGTTTGTAGAAAACAATCGTATCTCAACATAG
- the map gene encoding type I methionyl aminopeptidase translates to MIAKTEQEIEALKKIGKIVAEIREAMKEATVPGKTTKEIDDIGGRLFEEKGAISGPIAEYDFPGFTCISVNSEVAHGMPGSRVIEDGDLVNIDVSGSYNGYFADTGISFVVGTPDNKKQQLCDVAKSAFERAMTKVKAGSSLNQIGKAVEREAKENGLKVIKNLTGHGIGKALHEEPSHVLNYYDAWDKTLLKEGMVLAVEPFISEKAEHIIESGDGWTFITPDKSLVAQIEHTIIVTKGEPIILTQL, encoded by the coding sequence ATGATTGCAAAAACTGAACAGGAAATTGAAGCGTTAAAGAAAATCGGCAAAATTGTTGCTGAAATCAGGGAAGCGATGAAAGAAGCAACTGTCCCTGGTAAAACGACGAAAGAAATTGATGACATCGGCGGTCGCTTATTCGAAGAAAAAGGTGCAATTTCAGGTCCTATCGCAGAATATGATTTCCCTGGATTTACATGCATCAGCGTCAACAGTGAAGTTGCCCATGGCATGCCTGGTTCCCGCGTGATAGAAGATGGAGATCTTGTTAATATTGACGTCTCAGGTTCCTACAATGGTTATTTTGCTGACACTGGCATTTCATTTGTTGTCGGTACACCCGATAATAAGAAACAACAATTATGTGATGTGGCTAAGAGTGCATTTGAACGTGCAATGACAAAAGTTAAAGCAGGTTCAAGCTTAAACCAAATTGGTAAAGCAGTTGAACGCGAAGCAAAAGAAAATGGCTTAAAAGTCATCAAAAACTTGACTGGCCACGGCATCGGTAAAGCGTTGCACGAAGAACCTTCGCATGTACTCAATTATTATGACGCATGGGATAAGACGCTTCTAAAAGAAGGAATGGTTCTCGCAGTTGAACCGTTTATCTCTGAAAAAGCAGAGCATATTATTGAATCAGGGGATGGCTGGACGTTCATTACACCAGACAAATCTCTTGTGGCTCAAATCGAACATACAATTATCGTCACAAAAGGCGAACCAATTATTTTGACGCAACTATAA
- a CDS encoding DUF4870 domain-containing protein, with protein sequence MSNNKLLAALCYFSVFFTPLLIPVIIYFVSDDREVKHHAKRSLVSHLVPVVLLIAGFIIFSFSMFSFTYDLNVMPSDNFGFWQLTPVLFMLVYGVLLIAILIWNVFQGVKVLK encoded by the coding sequence GTGTCGAACAATAAACTGTTAGCCGCCCTATGCTACTTTAGTGTCTTCTTCACCCCTTTACTTATACCCGTCATTATTTATTTCGTTTCGGATGACCGTGAAGTAAAACACCATGCCAAGCGCTCTCTCGTTTCACATCTTGTTCCTGTCGTACTTCTTATTGCAGGATTTATCATTTTTTCTTTTTCAATGTTTTCCTTTACCTACGACCTGAATGTAATGCCTAGTGATAACTTTGGTTTTTGGCAATTAACACCTGTCTTATTCATGCTAGTTTATGGAGTTTTGCTCATAGCAATTCTAATTTGGAATGTTTTTCAAGGTGTTAAAGTATTGAAGTGA
- the fbpA gene encoding Fur-regulated basic protein FbpA: MRKMEETQMDLKREKIIQRLVKDGVFKLHGKHLYELPLYALMKAYIIRTE; encoded by the coding sequence ATGAGAAAGATGGAAGAAACACAGATGGATTTGAAGAGAGAGAAAATCATCCAAAGACTTGTGAAAGATGGGGTTTTCAAACTACATGGGAAACATCTTTACGAACTCCCGCTTTACGCACTTATGAAAGCCTATATAATACGTACCGAATAA
- a CDS encoding amidase family protein produces MLDDKLKKLQSDWLDEATISAMQVKMSSGELSAEELTFMYIDTISYRNKNINAVLELNPQAVQIARALDVERREKGIRSLLHGIPILLKDNMGTLDMMHTSCGSLALKDFYAAEDSFLVKKLRDAGAIILGKTNMTEWANFMSDRMTNGWSSRGGQVNNPYGLFDVGGSSSGAAAGIAANMAAVAIGTETTGSILNPSAQNSLVGIKPTVGTISRTGVMPLSYTQDTPGPMARTVHDAAITFSLLIGTDPEDPVTAEASRLEGIDWTSVLDSRALEGVRLGVARTIFEREASTERLNLFDAALKELEAAGAVIIDDVELGTMENDLGYNVLLYEFKATLNAYLGKTPATNAIRTLSDIINFNNEHAEETLKFGQVMLEKVERTSGTLTERAYIEALLRNRHLAGDIALGKALDEHAIQALVFPQDHGCSFGAAAGFPSVTVPAAYSEAGEPFGITFSGKAFTEPELIGYAYAFEQRVNARKKP; encoded by the coding sequence ATGTTAGATGACAAGTTAAAAAAACTTCAAAGCGATTGGCTAGATGAAGCAACAATTTCTGCTATGCAGGTAAAGATGAGTAGCGGAGAGTTATCGGCTGAAGAGCTTACGTTTATGTATATTGACACGATCTCATATAGGAACAAAAATATAAATGCAGTGCTTGAGTTGAACCCACAAGCTGTACAGATTGCTAGGGCTCTTGACGTAGAAAGACGGGAAAAAGGGATCCGTTCACTTCTTCATGGTATTCCGATTTTATTGAAAGATAATATGGGGACTCTCGACATGATGCATACGAGTTGCGGGTCACTTGCGCTTAAGGATTTCTATGCGGCGGAGGATTCTTTTCTCGTTAAGAAATTACGTGATGCGGGAGCTATTATTCTCGGAAAGACGAATATGACAGAGTGGGCGAATTTTATGTCCGATCGGATGACGAACGGCTGGAGTTCACGTGGTGGTCAAGTGAATAATCCATATGGTTTATTTGATGTCGGTGGATCGAGTTCGGGGGCCGCTGCAGGCATTGCAGCAAATATGGCAGCTGTGGCAATTGGCACGGAGACGACCGGATCAATCCTTAACCCGTCAGCGCAGAACTCACTCGTTGGCATTAAGCCGACTGTAGGAACAATCAGCCGTACAGGGGTGATGCCTCTTTCGTACACACAGGATACTCCGGGGCCTATGGCAAGGACCGTACACGACGCAGCAATTACATTTAGCCTGCTGATTGGCACGGACCCAGAAGACCCTGTAACAGCGGAGGCATCCCGTCTAGAAGGAATTGACTGGACGTCTGTGCTTGATAGTAGAGCACTTGAAGGTGTTCGTCTTGGCGTTGCACGAACGATTTTCGAACGAGAAGCATCAACGGAACGTTTGAACCTTTTCGATGCCGCGCTCAAAGAACTTGAGGCAGCAGGTGCTGTAATAATAGATGATGTAGAATTAGGGACAATGGAAAATGACCTCGGTTATAATGTGCTTCTCTATGAATTTAAAGCGACCTTGAATGCGTATCTAGGGAAGACACCTGCAACAAATGCGATTCGTACATTGTCCGATATTATCAACTTCAACAATGAGCATGCAGAAGAAACATTGAAATTCGGTCAAGTGATGCTGGAAAAAGTGGAGCGAACAAGTGGAACGCTGACGGAAAGGGCTTATATAGAGGCACTTCTCCGCAATCGTCATTTGGCAGGGGACATCGCACTTGGCAAAGCACTTGATGAGCATGCTATTCAAGCGCTAGTATTTCCACAAGATCATGGATGCAGTTTCGGAGCGGCAGCGGGTTTCCCATCTGTTACTGTTCCAGCAGCCTATTCCGAGGCAGGTGAACCGTTTGGCATTACATTTTCAGGGAAAGCATTTACTGAACCTGAATTAATAGGCTATGCATACGCGTTCGAACAGCGTGTCAACGCACGGAAAAAACCTTAA
- a CDS encoding PTS sugar transporter subunit IIB, with protein MKTIMLVCSAGMSTSLLVTKMESAAKAQAMDVKIFAVSEAESSRHFDSIDVLLLGPQVRYLKKKIEKAVEGKNIPVQVIESIDYGTMNGESVLAKALALL; from the coding sequence ATGAAAACCATCATGCTCGTTTGTTCTGCAGGAATGTCAACTAGCTTACTAGTGACAAAAATGGAATCGGCAGCAAAGGCTCAAGCTATGGATGTTAAAATTTTTGCTGTATCGGAAGCGGAGTCTAGTAGACACTTCGATTCAATTGACGTTCTACTATTAGGACCGCAAGTGCGTTATCTAAAAAAGAAAATTGAAAAAGCAGTTGAAGGAAAGAACATCCCAGTTCAAGTTATCGAAAGTATCGATTACGGCACAATGAATGGCGAATCCGTTCTTGCAAAGGCGCTTGCATTGCTATAA
- a CDS encoding tryptophan-rich sensory protein, whose protein sequence is MFRIIIMTFSLIAVVLVNAAANIMPINGKTTGQISNSLPVLFTPAGYTFSIWAVIYLLLAIWLYGFMRNTVNINHALFNRRVVLFVLSCLLNITWILLWHFGFFGWTIIINLLLLLTLLTIYFTYSIKNSHIHGRVPIAVYLGWVFVATIANISYVLTLHEWSGWGLSDPLWTVIYLTIATAIALHFLYHYADIAFSAVFIWAFIGITVKNGADELFVSAAALFLAATIAGFMFFRRKSFTPK, encoded by the coding sequence ATGTTTAGAATTATAATTATGACCTTTTCGCTCATTGCGGTCGTTCTAGTCAATGCAGCTGCGAATATAATGCCTATCAATGGAAAAACAACCGGGCAAATCTCTAATAGTTTACCGGTACTATTTACACCTGCAGGATATACCTTTTCAATTTGGGCAGTTATTTATCTGCTTCTCGCTATCTGGTTATACGGCTTTATGCGCAACACAGTAAACATTAATCATGCATTATTCAATCGGAGGGTAGTTTTGTTTGTGCTCAGCTGCCTATTAAATATCACTTGGATTTTGCTTTGGCATTTTGGTTTCTTCGGATGGACAATTATTATCAACCTGCTTCTTCTTTTAACACTGTTAACCATTTATTTTACTTATTCTATAAAAAATAGTCATATTCATGGTAGAGTTCCGATTGCTGTCTATCTAGGATGGGTTTTTGTCGCGACCATTGCAAATATCAGTTACGTCCTTACTTTGCATGAATGGTCTGGTTGGGGACTAAGTGACCCGCTATGGACCGTCATCTACTTGACTATCGCAACCGCTATTGCACTTCATTTTTTATACCATTACGCGGATATAGCATTTAGTGCTGTCTTCATATGGGCATTTATAGGTATCACTGTAAAAAACGGTGCTGATGAACTATTCGTCTCTGCCGCAGCCCTATTTCTTGCAGCTACAATCGCAGGATTCATGTTCTTCAGACGAAAGTCATTCACACCTAAATAA
- a CDS encoding DUF3885 domain-containing protein yields MELEKFMATNFPNLVLTPPLFYNWDIGIRFELGVDWKREENKEGSVYLRGVYDRAITLFESLHQEDEEILVVVNAHDYGGKWAFRGKLNLFSRYVRDKSVLYKLQHKMIPYIIPEDDEDGKYKTHLFILKCKTSDIRYVSLLKAICNTDMGVKPSINNRVFFINVKNETIFHVYDDRGCDLVAKSPEAIRSIYAKYNDWILDYDREKIDKVFS; encoded by the coding sequence ATGGAGTTAGAAAAATTTATGGCAACAAATTTCCCAAACTTAGTTCTTACGCCACCATTGTTTTATAACTGGGACATTGGTATTCGATTTGAATTAGGAGTGGACTGGAAAAGGGAAGAGAATAAAGAAGGTAGTGTCTATCTTAGAGGAGTTTACGACAGGGCTATCACTTTGTTTGAGTCTTTACACCAAGAGGATGAAGAGATTTTAGTTGTGGTAAATGCACATGATTATGGAGGTAAATGGGCGTTCCGTGGGAAATTGAATTTGTTCTCACGGTATGTACGGGATAAGTCTGTTCTGTACAAATTACAGCATAAGATGATTCCTTACATAATTCCCGAAGACGATGAAGACGGTAAATACAAAACACATCTCTTTATTCTTAAATGTAAAACCTCTGACATTAGATACGTCTCCCTCTTAAAAGCCATATGCAATACTGATATGGGAGTAAAACCGAGTATTAATAATCGAGTCTTTTTTATCAATGTGAAAAATGAAACCATCTTCCATGTGTATGATGACAGAGGCTGTGATTTGGTGGCTAAGTCCCCGGAAGCAATTCGGAGTATCTATGCGAAATATAACGATTGGATATTGGATTATGATAGGGAAAAGATTGATAAAGTATTTAGTTGA